Proteins from one Cicer arietinum cultivar CDC Frontier isolate Library 1 chromosome 3, Cicar.CDCFrontier_v2.0, whole genome shotgun sequence genomic window:
- the LOC101514876 gene encoding transcription factor MYB14, with translation MGRAPCCEKMGLKRGPWTPEEDKILIDHINTYGHSNWRALPKQAGLLRCGKSCRLRWINYLRPDIKRGNFTKEEEDEIINLHQMLGNRWSAIAARLPGRTDNEIKNIWHTHLKKRLPQAHNNIPKKNKKQTKLDFDLDASKSDQDTKQEQNNHDDDYRPQCSSDMSSHNNNSSIATNNNHDVFINNNDGVDSAQNNLALDEDFWSEVLSSDNSNTETSGLLDNIIGAEDSFSSIGTEEGVFNFSNSLNICEEDMDFWHDVYARAEEITLEL, from the exons ATGGGAAGGGCTCCATGCTGTGAGAAAATGGGTTTGAAGAGAGGACCATGGACTCCAGAAGAAGATAAAATCCTCATCGACCACATAAACACTTATGGCCATTCCAATTGGCGTGCTCTGCCTAAACAAGCTG GGTTGTTAAGATGTGGAAAGAGTTGTAGATTGCGGTGGATAAACTATCTAAGGCCAGATATCAAACGAGGTAAtttcaccaaagaagaagaGGATGAAATAATCAATTTGCATCAAATGTTGGGAAACAG ATGGTCAGCTATTGCAGCAAGATTACCAGGCCGCACAGACAACGAGATAAAAAACATTTGGCACACCCACTTGAAGAAAAGGCTGCCACAAGCCCATAACAACATcccaaagaaaaacaaaaaacaaaccaAGTTGGACTTTGATTTGGACGCCTCCAAATCAGACCAAGACACCAAACAAGAACAAAATAATCACGATGACGATTATAGGCCACAATGTTCTAGTGACATGTCCTcccataataataatagtagcaTTGCTACTAATAATAATCATGACGTGTTCATAAATAATAACGATGGTGTTGATTCGGCACAAAATAATCTtgcattggatgaagatttttGGTCGGAAGTGTTGTCATCTGATAATTCTAATACTGAGACAAGTGGTCTTTTGGATAACATAATTGGTGCTGAAGATTCATTCTCTTCCATAGGGACTGAAGAAGGAGtctttaattttagtaattcaTTGAATATATGTGAAGAAGACATGGACTTTTGGCACGATGTTTATGCGAGAGCTGAGGAAATAACGCTAGAATTATAA